A DNA window from Phycisphaerales bacterium AB-hyl4 contains the following coding sequences:
- a CDS encoding WG repeat-containing protein: protein MFQTLGQRLRQLQVILLVGLLLTSPANASQPDASELLQGRPVFSGVQWVDPRLDEALYPVNINNWWGLMNRQGDLVVYPQFDWADYTWDGRIRVVRDERTGFINGAGGWLTDPIYPYADRYADGYAVIGDGERFGYLDKAGRVFLPIELDGALRFQEGMAAVQQGDRVGYIDRRGELAIPLAFARARSFHQGRAVVQLPEDGPNPGMLGYIDKRGELIFADTQGDFSHLGDFHDGLARVRVHGKWGYFDRSFRLRIEPSYEQAGDFHDGLARVMRDGRWGYIDKAGRLVVDTRYDDASDFADGLAMVGLGDEHGYVNRMGDHRIALQFNHAQPFFRNLARVSIDNSFAYVDVSGRAVWDPRAPLRQIRNRTTRLRADPEFQYLRRYRRGAVPPPPQRAPMPEPYPPDHEYEPELPRPPVP from the coding sequence GCCGGTTTTCTCCGGCGTTCAGTGGGTCGACCCCCGCCTCGACGAAGCGCTCTACCCCGTCAACATCAACAACTGGTGGGGCCTGATGAATCGCCAGGGCGACCTGGTCGTCTATCCCCAATTCGACTGGGCCGACTACACATGGGACGGCCGTATCCGCGTCGTCCGCGACGAACGCACCGGCTTCATCAACGGCGCAGGCGGCTGGCTGACCGACCCGATCTACCCCTACGCCGACCGTTACGCCGATGGGTATGCCGTCATCGGCGACGGCGAACGGTTCGGCTATCTCGACAAGGCGGGACGCGTGTTCCTGCCGATTGAGCTCGATGGGGCGCTGCGGTTTCAGGAAGGCATGGCGGCGGTGCAGCAGGGCGATCGCGTCGGCTACATCGACCGCCGGGGCGAACTGGCGATCCCGCTCGCCTTCGCCCGCGCCCGCTCGTTCCACCAGGGCAGGGCGGTCGTGCAGTTGCCCGAAGATGGCCCCAACCCCGGCATGCTCGGCTATATCGACAAACGCGGTGAGCTGATCTTCGCTGACACGCAGGGCGACTTCTCACACCTGGGCGATTTTCACGACGGCCTCGCTCGCGTCCGCGTGCATGGCAAGTGGGGCTACTTCGATCGCAGCTTCCGCTTGCGCATCGAGCCCAGCTACGAGCAGGCAGGCGACTTCCACGACGGCCTCGCCCGCGTGATGCGCGACGGGCGATGGGGCTATATCGACAAGGCTGGCCGACTGGTTGTCGACACGCGATACGACGACGCCAGCGACTTCGCCGACGGCCTGGCGATGGTCGGACTCGGCGACGAGCACGGCTACGTCAACCGCATGGGCGATCACCGCATCGCACTCCAGTTCAATCACGCCCAACCGTTTTTCCGCAACCTCGCACGCGTTTCGATTGACAACAGCTTTGCGTATGTCGACGTGTCCGGCCGAGCGGTGTGGGACCCGCGCGCTCCGCTTCGACAGATCCGCAACCGCACCACCCGCCTGCGGGCCGACCCGGAGTTTCAATATCTGCGCCGTTACCGTCGCGGCGCCGTGCCCCCGCCGCCGCAGCGTGCGCCGATGCCCGAGCCCTACCCGCCCGATCACGAGTATGAGCCGGAGCTGCCCCGGCCGCCCGTGCCGTGA
- a CDS encoding carboxymuconolactone decarboxylase family protein yields MSDTITTPAIDALRDKLPDLAKDLRLNLQSVLRPEKLTQSQVWGTALASAYFVRCEELSDALLADAKAADVGEDVIEDAKAAAALMAMNTTYYRFRHLIESEAYKMPARLRMSRMAQPATSKVDFELFAMACAALSGCQMCVNAHEASIKKHGLSEEHVHDSVRIASVINGVATALSL; encoded by the coding sequence ATGAGTGACACCATCACCACCCCTGCCATCGACGCGCTGCGAGACAAGCTGCCGGACCTCGCGAAGGATCTACGGCTGAATCTCCAATCCGTGCTTCGGCCGGAGAAGCTCACCCAATCGCAGGTCTGGGGCACGGCGCTGGCGTCGGCATACTTCGTGCGATGCGAGGAACTCAGCGACGCGCTGCTCGCGGACGCGAAGGCGGCGGACGTCGGCGAAGATGTCATCGAAGACGCCAAAGCCGCCGCGGCCCTGATGGCGATGAATACAACCTATTACCGCTTTCGGCATCTGATCGAGTCGGAAGCGTACAAGATGCCGGCCCGCCTGCGCATGTCGCGGATGGCGCAGCCAGCGACCAGCAAGGTCGATTTCGAACTGTTCGCGATGGCATGTGCCGCCCTGTCCGGCTGCCAGATGTGCGTCAACGCCCACGAAGCGAGCATCAAGAAGCACGGCCTGAGTGAAGAGCATGTGCACGACTCGGTGCGCATCGCTTCGGTGATCAATGGCGTCGCGACAGCTTTGTCGCTATGA
- a CDS encoding peroxiredoxin, which produces MLTVGEKFPEFNCKACVGLEKEDLVDINSGTHEGKWKVFVFYPKDFTFVCPTELVEFSKKVKDFADRDAVVYGASTDNEFSHQAWRKSHDDLRDLQYPLLAAQKLAGELGVLCPNETVCLRATYVVDPQGVIQWVTVNNLSVGRSVEETLRVLDGIQSDELCPCNWQSGDPYLEV; this is translated from the coding sequence ATGCTGACCGTTGGCGAAAAGTTCCCGGAATTCAATTGCAAAGCGTGCGTCGGCCTTGAGAAGGAAGACCTTGTCGATATCAACAGCGGCACGCACGAAGGCAAGTGGAAAGTGTTCGTGTTCTATCCCAAGGACTTCACGTTCGTCTGCCCGACGGAACTGGTGGAGTTTTCCAAGAAGGTGAAGGACTTCGCCGACCGCGACGCCGTGGTGTACGGCGCGAGCACGGACAACGAGTTTTCGCACCAGGCGTGGCGGAAGAGCCACGACGACCTGCGCGACTTGCAGTATCCGCTGCTGGCGGCGCAGAAGCTGGCGGGCGAACTGGGCGTGCTCTGCCCGAACGAGACAGTCTGCCTGCGAGCGACGTACGTCGTCGATCCGCAAGGCGTGATCCAGTGGGTGACTGTGAACAACCTCAGCGTCGGCCGAAGCGTCGAAGAAACGCTCCGCGTGCTCGACGGCATCCAGTCGGACGAGTTGTGCCCCTGCAACTGGCAGTCGGGCGACCCGTACCTGGAAGTGTGA
- a CDS encoding formyltetrahydrofolate deformylase — MATPVKAVVSVIGRDQKGVVARFATYLAEHGVNILDLEQQVAHGQFLMDMLVDLVELDLSLDELITGLLKLGVDVGMDVRVSLHDQRRRKRVAVLVSKEPHCLKQLIDDWQAGHYRGELVGVLGNHPDLEPVAKAAGLPFAYKTATDKGAHFEWMLEQLKAMDADLVVLARYMQIVPPQMVEAFRYKIINIHPSLLPYFPGARPYHQAWEQGVRVTGCTAHFVTEALDEGPIILQDVFHIDVGKDSASDVRKKGVELESRVLSQAVQMFLDEKLVVVEDKVVFRPGLTRFLEHAE, encoded by the coding sequence ATGGCAACACCCGTCAAAGCAGTGGTCAGTGTGATCGGCCGGGACCAGAAAGGCGTCGTCGCACGCTTCGCGACGTACCTGGCGGAACATGGCGTGAACATTCTCGACCTGGAACAGCAGGTCGCGCATGGCCAGTTTCTCATGGACATGCTCGTCGACCTGGTCGAGCTGGACCTGTCGCTGGACGAGTTGATCACCGGCCTGCTGAAGCTGGGCGTGGATGTGGGCATGGACGTTCGCGTGTCGCTGCACGATCAACGTCGACGCAAGCGCGTCGCGGTGCTCGTCAGCAAAGAGCCCCACTGCCTGAAACAGCTCATCGACGACTGGCAGGCGGGCCACTACCGCGGCGAACTGGTCGGCGTGCTGGGCAACCACCCGGACCTCGAACCGGTGGCGAAGGCGGCGGGCCTGCCGTTCGCGTACAAAACTGCGACGGATAAGGGCGCACACTTCGAATGGATGCTGGAGCAGCTCAAGGCGATGGACGCCGACCTGGTCGTGCTGGCCCGATATATGCAGATCGTGCCCCCGCAGATGGTCGAAGCGTTTCGATACAAGATCATCAACATTCACCCGTCGTTGCTGCCTTACTTCCCCGGCGCTCGGCCGTACCACCAGGCGTGGGAGCAGGGCGTGCGCGTGACGGGGTGCACCGCGCACTTCGTAACTGAAGCGCTCGATGAAGGGCCCATCATCCTGCAGGACGTTTTCCACATCGACGTGGGCAAAGACTCGGCGTCGGACGTGCGGAAAAAGGGCGTCGAACTGGAAAGCCGAGTGCTCTCGCAGGCGGTGCAGATGTTCCTGGATGAAAAGCTTGTCGTGGTGGAGGACAAGGTCGTGTTTCGGCCGGGGTTAACGCGGTTTCTGGAACACGCGGAGTGA
- the lpdA gene encoding dihydrolipoyl dehydrogenase has protein sequence MAEQSFDLVVIGGGPGGYVAAIRAAQLGMKTACVERDKLGGVCLNWGCIPTKALLAGAEFYHHLKHEADAWGIEADNVRHNWEKVIGRSRNVAGQMNKGIHFLFKKHKITHFEGHAHIPKQGVIEVFGPEDTSRKGKAKETLKAKHILIATGAGPRPLPGADFDGETVISSKEAMALKKQPEKLLIIGAGAIGMEFAYFYNAFGTEVTVVEMVDRLLPIEDEEVSKAIARAFKKQGIKSYTGHKTEKIERTDKGIKAHISPIDDKGKAKPFTLEADKVIVAIGVKGKYDGLFDDKLGIEIFKDHIKVDKKTYKTSVDGIYAIGDVIGPPWLAHVASEEAIVCVEKIAGHDADDIDYSSIPGCTYCNPQVASLGLTEQACKEQKLDYNVGKFPFTASGKAQALGNAEGFVKLITDKKHGEILGVHMIGENVTELIAELGLAKKLEATADEVIATIHAHPTLSEAVHEAALGTDGRMIHF, from the coding sequence ATGGCAGAACAAAGTTTCGATCTCGTCGTCATCGGCGGCGGCCCCGGCGGGTATGTCGCCGCGATCCGCGCCGCCCAGCTTGGCATGAAAACCGCCTGCGTCGAGCGCGACAAGCTCGGCGGCGTCTGCCTCAACTGGGGCTGCATCCCGACGAAGGCGCTGCTCGCCGGCGCGGAGTTCTACCATCACCTCAAGCATGAGGCCGACGCCTGGGGCATCGAAGCCGACAACGTTCGCCACAACTGGGAAAAAGTCATCGGCCGATCGCGCAACGTCGCCGGCCAGATGAACAAAGGCATCCATTTCCTCTTCAAGAAACACAAAATCACCCACTTCGAAGGCCACGCCCACATCCCCAAGCAAGGCGTTATCGAAGTCTTCGGCCCGGAAGACACCAGCCGCAAAGGCAAGGCCAAGGAAACCCTCAAAGCCAAGCACATCCTCATCGCTACCGGCGCAGGCCCGCGCCCATTGCCTGGCGCGGACTTCGATGGCGAGACCGTCATCTCTTCCAAGGAAGCCATGGCACTCAAGAAGCAGCCCGAGAAGCTGTTGATCATCGGGGCCGGCGCGATCGGGATGGAGTTCGCCTACTTCTACAATGCCTTCGGCACGGAAGTGACGGTCGTTGAAATGGTCGACCGCCTGCTGCCGATCGAAGACGAGGAAGTGTCCAAGGCCATCGCCCGCGCGTTCAAGAAGCAGGGCATCAAGTCCTACACCGGCCATAAGACTGAAAAGATCGAGCGCACCGACAAGGGCATCAAAGCCCACATCTCGCCGATCGATGACAAGGGCAAAGCCAAGCCGTTCACGCTTGAGGCGGACAAGGTCATTGTCGCCATCGGCGTGAAAGGCAAGTACGACGGCCTGTTTGATGACAAGCTCGGCATTGAGATTTTCAAAGACCACATCAAGGTGGATAAGAAAACGTACAAGACCAGCGTCGACGGCATCTATGCGATCGGCGACGTCATCGGCCCGCCGTGGCTGGCCCACGTTGCCAGCGAAGAGGCGATCGTCTGCGTTGAGAAGATCGCCGGCCATGACGCGGACGACATTGATTACAGCTCGATCCCGGGTTGCACTTACTGCAACCCGCAGGTCGCCTCGCTGGGCCTCACCGAACAGGCGTGCAAGGAGCAGAAGCTCGACTACAACGTTGGCAAGTTTCCGTTCACCGCGTCGGGCAAGGCGCAGGCGCTGGGTAACGCTGAGGGCTTTGTGAAGCTCATTACCGACAAGAAGCATGGCGAAATCCTCGGCGTGCACATGATCGGCGAAAACGTCACCGAGCTCATCGCGGAGCTCGGCCTGGCGAAGAAACTCGAAGCCACCGCCGACGAGGTGATCGCAACGATTCACGCTCACCCCACGCTCAGCGAAGCGGTGCACGAAGCGGCGTTGGGCACGGACGGACGGATGATTCACTTTTAA
- a CDS encoding aldo/keto reductase — MSQPVQWGIIGSGAIAKAFTTALTQTDAGELVAVGSRAKASAKKFLDENNAGRGTAHGSYEDLLADGNVQAVYISTPHPFHAAWAIRAIEAGKAVLCEKPLAVHHAHAMAMINEAAERRVFFMEAFMYRCHPQTIKLVELIRSDAIGEVHLVQASFGFQAGFNPDSRVFNNDLAGGGILDVGCYPVSFARLVAGAVDGKRFADPVDGTGSAVFAPTGVDARAVGTLRFANGVLAEVATSVTTNLENKVRIFGDKGHIEVPNPWTHDRTSGGAFELHVRRKGAEPETVMVTTDRTAYAYEIEVVARALAAGELQAEAPAMDWADSLGNIQTLDRWRRAVGLVYEQEKPERLTTPAHGRPLKRSSNAPMKHASIDGVKQPVSRLIMGCDNQMTHTHAAAMFDAYFERGGNTFDTAYLYGGGKQERLLGWWLKARGVRDQAVVIGKGAHTPYCTPQGITDQLNETLDRLGVDHLDIYMMHRDNLEVPVGEFIDVLNEHHKAGRIGVFGGSNWSIERFEQANAYAREQGKQPMTVLSNNFSLARMVDPVWVGCIAASDPESRAWHENTQTPNLAWSSQARGFFTGRADVPAEEQSDKDLVRCWYSDDNMQRRERAIELAKKYGVLPINIAAAYVLCQPFPSFALFGPRALEEMRTSLPALDVELSPDELAWLNLETADVPV; from the coding sequence ATGAGCCAGCCTGTCCAATGGGGCATCATCGGCAGCGGAGCCATCGCCAAGGCGTTCACCACCGCGTTGACGCAGACGGATGCGGGCGAGCTGGTCGCTGTGGGTAGTCGGGCGAAGGCGTCGGCGAAAAAGTTTCTCGATGAGAACAACGCCGGGCGAGGCACGGCCCACGGCAGCTATGAAGACCTGCTCGCCGACGGCAACGTGCAGGCGGTCTACATCTCCACGCCACACCCGTTCCATGCGGCGTGGGCGATCCGCGCGATCGAAGCGGGTAAGGCGGTGCTCTGCGAGAAGCCGTTGGCGGTGCACCACGCGCACGCGATGGCGATGATCAACGAGGCGGCTGAGCGGCGAGTGTTTTTCATGGAAGCGTTCATGTACCGCTGCCATCCGCAGACGATCAAGCTGGTGGAGCTGATCCGAAGCGACGCGATCGGCGAGGTGCATCTGGTGCAGGCGAGCTTCGGCTTTCAGGCGGGCTTCAACCCTGATAGCCGAGTGTTCAACAACGACCTGGCGGGCGGGGGCATTCTCGACGTGGGCTGCTATCCCGTTTCGTTCGCTCGGCTGGTGGCGGGCGCGGTGGATGGCAAGCGTTTTGCCGACCCGGTCGACGGCACGGGCTCGGCGGTGTTCGCGCCGACCGGCGTCGACGCGCGGGCGGTGGGCACGCTCCGCTTTGCCAACGGCGTGCTGGCGGAAGTGGCGACGAGCGTCACGACCAATCTCGAAAACAAGGTCCGCATCTTCGGCGACAAGGGGCATATCGAAGTGCCCAACCCGTGGACGCATGACCGCACAAGTGGCGGCGCGTTCGAGCTGCACGTGCGTCGCAAAGGCGCTGAGCCGGAGACGGTCATGGTGACGACCGATCGCACGGCGTATGCGTATGAGATCGAAGTGGTCGCGCGGGCGCTCGCGGCAGGCGAGTTGCAGGCCGAGGCCCCGGCGATGGACTGGGCCGACTCGCTGGGCAACATTCAAACGCTCGACCGCTGGCGTCGCGCGGTGGGCCTGGTCTACGAGCAGGAAAAGCCCGAACGCCTCACCACGCCGGCACACGGCCGACCGCTCAAGCGATCAAGCAACGCGCCGATGAAGCACGCCAGCATCGACGGCGTCAAACAGCCCGTGTCACGGTTGATCATGGGTTGCGACAATCAGATGACGCACACGCACGCGGCGGCGATGTTCGACGCGTACTTCGAACGCGGGGGCAATACGTTTGACACGGCGTACCTCTACGGCGGCGGCAAGCAGGAACGGCTGCTGGGCTGGTGGCTGAAGGCACGCGGCGTGCGCGATCAGGCTGTGGTCATCGGCAAAGGCGCGCATACGCCTTACTGCACACCGCAGGGCATTACGGACCAGTTGAACGAAACGCTCGACCGCCTGGGCGTCGACCATCTGGACATCTACATGATGCACCGCGACAACCTTGAGGTGCCGGTGGGTGAATTCATCGACGTGCTCAACGAGCATCACAAGGCCGGCCGCATCGGCGTGTTCGGCGGCTCGAACTGGTCGATCGAACGTTTCGAGCAGGCGAACGCGTACGCCCGCGAGCAGGGCAAGCAGCCGATGACGGTGTTGAGTAACAACTTCAGCCTCGCCCGCATGGTCGACCCGGTCTGGGTCGGCTGCATTGCCGCGAGCGACCCCGAGTCGCGTGCGTGGCATGAAAATACGCAGACGCCCAACCTTGCCTGGTCCAGCCAGGCCCGCGGCTTTTTTACGGGGCGGGCGGACGTGCCTGCGGAGGAGCAGTCGGACAAGGATCTCGTGCGCTGCTGGTACAGCGATGACAATATGCAGCGTCGCGAGCGGGCGATCGAACTGGCGAAGAAGTACGGGGTGTTGCCGATCAACATCGCCGCGGCGTATGTGCTGTGTCAGCCGTTCCCGAGCTTTGCGCTGTTCGGGCCGCGCGCGTTGGAGGAGATGCGGACGAGTCTGCCGGCGCTGGATGTGGAGCTTTCGCCGGATGAGTTGGCCTGGCTGAACCTGGAGACGGCGGACGTGCCGGTGTGA
- a CDS encoding endo-1,4-beta-xylanase — MLKFLVYDNGKPAERWRLRNAYLIGADGSAMRGEVRYEDGHVICEKREAGSCALALQYPVKGLGEMTIQTCLLPERVEPYLLTLELARHRLMTLYTKLEDWGMFELDSEHVVTKRTEKSRQLFVEALSQQGEDPAEADRMAHECLAASLDGSEELALAHSELLLNRRKNSANGPRCPLGCGVDLAQTQDLLRAGLLANFDFVQMPMPWRALAPEEDNYRWQVMDNWMQWASRARLPVVAGPLISFDPANLPDWLYIWEHDYDTVRDLVYEHVERVVKRYKDHVSAWIVVSGLHVNTHMSFNFDQLMDLTRMTTLQVKKLAPSGKSIIELRQPFGEYYSGNPRSIPPQMYSDLLVQSGINFDGLGVRLAMGQAVSGQYTRDLMQISDLFDQYAGFGKPVHLTLAAPSEPVTSMMIAQPEASEPADDNAGHWRRPWSPLVQSHWLEAVLQIAVSKPFVEAVAWQDIIDHPRIDLPLSGLVSESLQPKGSFKRLVAFRQNLSQQHAAAAAVQPDPVGAATPDTEAEAAASKSADAPDDRGEHI; from the coding sequence ATGCTGAAATTTCTTGTTTACGACAATGGCAAGCCCGCGGAACGCTGGCGTTTGCGCAACGCCTACCTCATCGGCGCCGACGGCAGCGCGATGCGTGGCGAGGTTCGCTACGAAGACGGGCATGTCATCTGCGAAAAGCGTGAGGCCGGCTCGTGTGCCCTTGCGCTGCAATACCCGGTCAAGGGTCTGGGTGAGATGACCATCCAGACCTGCCTGCTGCCCGAGCGGGTCGAGCCGTACCTGCTGACGCTGGAGCTTGCCCGGCATCGGCTGATGACGCTTTACACGAAGCTCGAAGACTGGGGCATGTTCGAGCTGGACAGCGAGCACGTGGTCACGAAGCGGACGGAGAAGAGCCGACAGCTGTTCGTTGAAGCGCTCAGCCAGCAGGGCGAAGACCCTGCCGAGGCGGACCGGATGGCCCACGAATGCCTCGCCGCGTCGCTGGACGGCAGCGAAGAGTTGGCACTGGCGCATTCGGAGTTGCTGCTGAATCGTCGGAAGAACAGCGCCAACGGGCCACGCTGCCCGCTGGGTTGTGGGGTGGACCTGGCGCAGACGCAGGACCTGCTTCGCGCGGGGTTGCTTGCGAATTTCGACTTCGTGCAGATGCCCATGCCCTGGCGAGCGCTGGCGCCGGAGGAGGACAACTACCGCTGGCAGGTGATGGACAACTGGATGCAGTGGGCCAGCCGGGCGCGGTTGCCCGTGGTGGCCGGGCCGTTGATCAGCTTTGACCCGGCGAACCTTCCGGATTGGCTATACATCTGGGAGCACGACTACGACACGGTTCGCGACCTGGTGTACGAACATGTGGAGCGTGTAGTCAAGCGGTACAAGGACCACGTGAGCGCTTGGATCGTCGTGTCGGGCCTGCACGTGAATACGCACATGAGCTTCAACTTTGACCAGCTCATGGACCTGACGCGGATGACGACGTTGCAGGTGAAGAAGCTCGCGCCCAGTGGCAAGAGCATCATTGAGTTGCGTCAGCCGTTTGGCGAGTATTATTCGGGCAATCCTCGCTCGATTCCGCCGCAGATGTATTCGGACTTGCTGGTGCAGTCGGGGATCAACTTCGACGGGCTTGGCGTTCGACTGGCGATGGGGCAGGCGGTGTCGGGGCAATATACGCGGGACCTGATGCAGATCAGCGACCTGTTCGATCAGTATGCGGGGTTTGGCAAGCCGGTGCATCTGACGCTGGCGGCGCCGAGCGAGCCGGTGACGTCGATGATGATCGCCCAGCCGGAGGCGAGCGAGCCGGCGGATGATAATGCTGGTCATTGGCGTCGGCCGTGGTCGCCGCTGGTGCAGAGTCACTGGCTGGAGGCGGTGTTGCAGATCGCGGTGAGCAAGCCGTTCGTGGAAGCGGTGGCGTGGCAGGACATCATCGACCACCCGCGGATCGACCTGCCGCTGTCGGGTCTGGTGAGCGAGTCGCTTCAGCCGAAGGGGTCGTTCAAACGGCTGGTTGCGTTTCGGCAGAACCTAAGCCAGCAGCACGCCGCCGCGGCCGCTGTGCAGCCGGACCCGGTCGGGGCTGCCACGCCGGATACCGAGGCCGAGGCTGCGGCCAGCAAATCGGCGGACGCTCCGGACGACCGGGGCGAGCACATCTGA
- a CDS encoding ComEA family DNA-binding protein — protein MPNSPAEPAADGPRWRYLPPIVVGLLVSAWLSLGLAYHRQPATAGDLTPTPSDYRVHLNDDDAIQLQLLPGIGPRLADHILVDRQQGGRFDRREALERVHRIGPRTVERIKPWITLDPLPPTEP, from the coding sequence ATGCCCAACAGCCCTGCCGAGCCTGCTGCCGACGGACCCCGCTGGCGGTACTTGCCGCCGATCGTGGTCGGCCTGCTCGTGTCGGCCTGGCTGAGCCTGGGGTTGGCCTATCACCGCCAGCCCGCGACCGCTGGCGATCTTACGCCGACGCCGTCGGACTACCGTGTTCATCTGAATGATGACGATGCGATCCAGCTGCAACTGCTGCCGGGCATCGGCCCGCGGCTGGCCGATCACATTCTGGTTGATCGGCAGCAGGGGGGGCGATTCGATCGCCGGGAGGCGCTGGAGCGGGTCCACCGCATTGGTCCACGGACGGTGGAGCGGATCAAGCCATGGATTACGCTCGATCCGCTTCCACCGACTGAGCCTTGA
- the ric gene encoding iron-sulfur cluster repair di-iron protein, with product MTAIDINTTIGQLVADRPSRSRLFESLGIDYCCGGKQPLADACQKHGLDANTVAKLLSATEQQVGRETSRDWTQAPLTELADHIEQTHHAYLRRELPRLTAMVDKVANVHGQSYGWLISLRNVFNGFVPELNAHMLKEERVLFPMIRQLEAGEADAANHCGGLSNPIRMMEHEHDQAGDALAKMRELTADFTPPEGACNTFRAMLDGLAELEHDMHLHVHKENSILFPRASELEVRQQGTAA from the coding sequence ATGACCGCCATCGACATCAACACCACCATCGGCCAACTCGTTGCCGACCGCCCCAGCCGATCGCGGCTGTTCGAGAGTCTGGGCATCGACTACTGCTGCGGCGGCAAGCAACCCTTGGCCGACGCGTGCCAGAAGCATGGCCTCGACGCCAACACGGTGGCCAAACTGCTAAGCGCCACCGAACAACAGGTCGGCCGTGAAACCTCGCGCGACTGGACGCAGGCCCCGCTCACCGAGCTGGCGGACCACATTGAACAGACCCACCACGCCTACCTCCGCCGCGAGCTGCCTCGGCTCACCGCCATGGTCGACAAGGTCGCCAACGTGCACGGCCAGTCGTACGGATGGCTGATCAGCCTCCGCAACGTCTTCAACGGTTTCGTGCCGGAACTGAACGCCCACATGCTCAAGGAAGAGCGCGTGCTGTTCCCGATGATCCGCCAGCTCGAAGCCGGCGAGGCCGATGCGGCCAACCATTGCGGCGGGCTGAGCAATCCCATCCGGATGATGGAACACGAACACGATCAGGCCGGCGACGCGCTGGCGAAGATGCGCGAGCTCACCGCCGACTTCACCCCGCCCGAAGGCGCGTGCAACACCTTCCGCGCCATGCTGGACGGCCTGGCCGAACTGGAGCACGACATGCACCTGCACGTGCACAAGGAAAACAGCATCCTCTTCCCACGCGCCAGCGAACTGGAAGTCCGTCAGCAGGGCACGGCTGCCTGA
- a CDS encoding hemerythrin domain-containing protein — protein MAVTLGQGALAGFDEPIRVLMDCHRRIEKFLSLLLRVADECRGEAMGSEYREAAESALRYFANAAPHHTADEEQSLFPALRRHADDPRVAEALRRIALLEADHDKADAAHARVAELMQRWLDEGTLPAAPLAELRETLATLHATYVRHIAEEDEVIFPLAAEVLAREVLIDVGRSMANRRGIEPNTTGPRCKHAQPNHHAKQDHS, from the coding sequence ATGGCTGTGACACTGGGGCAGGGGGCGTTAGCCGGGTTTGACGAGCCGATCCGCGTGTTGATGGACTGTCATCGCCGGATTGAGAAGTTCCTCTCCTTGCTGCTGCGTGTCGCCGACGAATGCCGCGGCGAGGCGATGGGCAGTGAGTATCGCGAGGCGGCCGAGTCTGCCTTGCGTTACTTCGCCAACGCCGCGCCGCATCACACTGCCGACGAGGAGCAGTCGCTTTTTCCGGCGCTTCGACGTCACGCGGACGATCCGCGGGTCGCGGAGGCGTTGCGTCGGATTGCCCTGCTTGAGGCCGACCACGACAAGGCAGACGCCGCGCACGCCCGCGTCGCCGAGTTGATGCAGCGCTGGCTGGACGAGGGCACGCTGCCTGCCGCCCCGCTGGCCGAGCTGCGCGAGACACTTGCCACGCTGCACGCGACCTATGTTCGCCACATAGCCGAGGAGGACGAGGTGATTTTTCCCCTCGCCGCCGAGGTGCTCGCCCGCGAGGTGCTCATCGACGTCGGCCGATCGATGGCGAATCGGCGCGGCATCGAACCGAACACCACCGGCCCGCGCTGCAAGCACGCCCAACCGAATCATCACGCAAAACAGGACCATTCGTAA
- a CDS encoding Rrf2 family transcriptional regulator — protein sequence MLLLSKTSEYALRAVVCLASHHGEPIVTSQLAELTRVPAGYLSKVLQQLGRGGLVQAQRGLHGGFSLARPPAEMTILDVLNAVDPVPRIRGCPLGLKSHGTNLCPLHRQLDDALASIEQAFAGSTLADLLNEPTDSPPLCEADTTANKQRLHVRQVVRPPIRGES from the coding sequence ATGCTTCTCCTCTCCAAAACCTCCGAGTACGCCCTCCGAGCGGTGGTCTGCCTGGCCAGCCATCACGGCGAGCCCATCGTGACCAGCCAGTTGGCGGAGCTGACCCGTGTCCCAGCGGGCTACCTCTCGAAGGTGCTCCAGCAACTGGGCCGCGGCGGTCTGGTGCAGGCCCAGCGCGGCTTGCACGGCGGCTTTTCGCTGGCTCGGCCACCGGCGGAGATGACGATTCTGGACGTACTGAACGCGGTCGACCCCGTGCCGCGCATCCGCGGCTGTCCGCTGGGCCTCAAGTCACACGGCACGAACCTGTGTCCGCTGCATCGCCAGTTGGATGATGCCCTGGCCAGCATCGAGCAGGCCTTCGCGGGTTCGACCCTTGCGGACCTGCTGAACGAGCCGACGGACAGTCCACCATTGTGCGAAGCCGACACAACCGCGAACAAACAGCGCCTGCACGTTCGGCAAGTCGTCCGACCGCCGATCCGTGGCGAATCGTGA